A portion of the Pseudomonas synxantha BG33R genome contains these proteins:
- the quiC gene encoding 3-dehydroshikimate dehydratase QuiC, whose protein sequence is MQRSIATVSLSGTLPEKLEAIAAAGFDGVEIFENDLLYYDGSPREVRQMCADLGIAITLFQPFRDFEGCRRDRLARNLERAERKFDLMQELGTDLVLVCSNASADSVGDERILLDDLSLLAEHAGKRGLRIGYEALAWGKHVNTWQQVWNLVRQVDHPSLGVLLDSFHTLSLKGDPSAIAQIPGDKIFFVQMADAPILAMDVLEWSRHFRCFPGQGEFDLAGFLAPIIQSGYTGPLSLEIFNDGFRAAPTRANAADGLRSLLYLEEKTRQRLAEQAPAAPVDILFETPAASEYDGIEFLEFAVDESLGAKLTHWLERLGFAKAGQHRSKNVSLLRQGDINLILNCEPYSFAHNFFEAHGPSLCATAIRVKDSAKALERAVAYKGQPYRGLVGPNELELAAVRAPDGSLIYLVDPSEGGLYDTDFNLQAATPASGGLLRIDHMAMALPADSLDSWVLFYKSLLDFEADDEVVLPDPYGLVKSRALRSRCSSIRLPLNISENRNTAISHALSSYRGSGVHHIAFDCADIFAEVRRAKEAGVPLLDIPLNYYDDLAARFDFDDEFLSELAYYNVLYDRDAQGGELFHVYTEAFEGRFFFEIIQRKNGYAGYGAANVAVRLAAMAKSRSGAVRQARL, encoded by the coding sequence ATGCAACGTTCTATTGCCACTGTGTCCTTGAGCGGCACCCTGCCGGAAAAGCTTGAGGCTATTGCCGCCGCCGGGTTTGATGGGGTGGAAATCTTCGAGAACGATTTGTTGTATTACGACGGCAGCCCCCGGGAAGTCAGGCAGATGTGCGCCGACCTGGGCATTGCCATTACCTTGTTCCAACCGTTTCGCGATTTCGAAGGATGCCGCCGCGACCGCCTGGCGCGCAACCTGGAGCGCGCCGAGCGCAAGTTTGACTTGATGCAGGAGCTGGGCACCGACCTGGTATTGGTGTGCAGCAATGCCTCGGCCGACAGCGTGGGCGACGAACGTATTCTGCTCGATGACTTGAGCCTGCTGGCCGAACACGCGGGCAAGCGTGGCCTGCGCATCGGCTATGAAGCATTGGCCTGGGGCAAGCATGTGAACACGTGGCAGCAGGTGTGGAACCTGGTGCGCCAGGTCGATCACCCAAGCCTGGGCGTGTTGCTCGACAGCTTCCACACCTTGTCGCTCAAGGGCGACCCCAGCGCCATTGCGCAGATCCCCGGCGACAAGATCTTCTTCGTGCAAATGGCCGACGCGCCGATCCTGGCCATGGATGTGCTGGAGTGGAGCCGGCATTTCCGCTGCTTCCCGGGGCAGGGCGAGTTCGACCTGGCTGGCTTTCTCGCACCGATCATCCAGAGTGGCTACACCGGGCCGTTGTCCCTGGAAATTTTCAACGACGGTTTCCGCGCCGCGCCGACTCGGGCGAATGCGGCGGATGGCTTGCGGTCACTGTTATACCTGGAAGAAAAAACCCGCCAACGCCTGGCTGAACAAGCCCCCGCTGCGCCCGTGGACATCCTGTTTGAAACCCCGGCGGCCAGCGAATACGACGGTATCGAGTTTCTTGAATTTGCCGTGGATGAAAGCCTCGGCGCCAAACTGACCCACTGGCTGGAGCGCCTGGGTTTCGCCAAGGCCGGTCAGCATCGCTCGAAGAACGTGAGCCTGTTGCGCCAGGGTGACATCAACCTGATCCTCAACTGCGAACCCTATTCCTTCGCCCACAACTTTTTCGAGGCCCATGGCCCATCGCTGTGCGCCACCGCGATTCGGGTCAAGGACAGCGCCAAGGCCCTGGAGCGGGCGGTGGCCTACAAGGGCCAGCCTTATCGCGGCCTGGTCGGCCCCAACGAGCTGGAATTGGCCGCGGTGCGTGCGCCGGACGGCAGCCTGATCTACCTGGTGGACCCCAGCGAAGGCGGGCTGTACGACACCGATTTCAACCTGCAAGCGGCCACACCCGCCAGCGGTGGCTTGTTGCGCATCGACCATATGGCCATGGCGCTGCCGGCGGACAGCCTCGACAGTTGGGTGCTGTTCTACAAAAGCCTGCTGGATTTCGAAGCCGATGACGAGGTGGTGCTGCCCGACCCCTACGGCTTGGTGAAGAGCCGTGCGTTGCGCAGCCGTTGCAGTTCGATTCGCCTGCCGCTGAACATCTCCGAAAACCGCAATACGGCGATTTCCCACGCGCTTTCCAGCTATCGCGGTTCGGGCGTGCACCATATTGCCTTCGATTGCGCGGATATTTTCGCCGAGGTGCGCCGGGCCAAAGAGGCCGGCGTACCGTTGTTGGATATTCCACTCAACTATTACGACGACCTGGCGGCGCGCTTCGATTTCGACGATGAGTTCCTCAGTGAGCTGGCGTATTACAACGTGCTGTACGACCGCGACGCCCAGGGCGGTGAGTTGTTTCATGTGTACACCGAGGCGTTCGAAGGGCGGTTTTTCTTCGAGATTATCCAGCGCAAGAACGGCTATGCCGGCTACGGCGCGGCCAACGTAGCGGTGCGTCTGGCGGCGATGGCCAAGTCGCGCAGTGGGGCGGTACGCCAGGCCCGGCTATAA
- a CDS encoding MFS transporter, whose product MPLQNPALATRPGNPHAGIGDKIRGALAVGKTRWGMLALVFFATTLNYIDRAALGVMQPILAKEMSWTAMDYANINFWFQVGYAIGFVLQGRLIDRVGVKRVFFCAVLLWSLATGAHGLATSAVGFMVCRFILGLTEAANYPACVKTTRLWFPAGERAVATGIFNAGTNVGAMMTPMLLPLILHVWGWQAAFLCMASLGGIWLLFWGLKYYNPEDHPSVKQSELDYVQQEVEPEQPRVPFSRILRMRGTWAFAIAYALTAPVFWFYLYWLPPFLNQQYNLGINVTQMGIPLIIIYLTADFGSVGGGILSSFLIGRGMNSIKARLLSMLLFACCIVGVIMAAGSSQLWVAVFAISLAIGAHQAWTANIWSLVMDYTPKHMMSTVFGFGGMCAAIGGMFMTQIVGHILTVTNNNYTVLFTLIPAMYFIALTWMYFMAPRKIPTVDL is encoded by the coding sequence ATGCCTCTGCAAAATCCAGCCCTGGCCACGCGCCCGGGCAACCCGCACGCCGGCATCGGCGACAAGATCCGCGGCGCCCTGGCCGTGGGTAAAACGCGCTGGGGCATGCTGGCCCTGGTGTTTTTTGCCACCACCCTGAACTACATCGACCGCGCCGCCCTGGGCGTGATGCAACCGATCCTGGCCAAAGAAATGAGCTGGACGGCGATGGACTACGCCAACATCAACTTCTGGTTCCAGGTCGGCTACGCCATCGGCTTTGTGCTGCAAGGCCGCCTGATCGACCGCGTAGGCGTCAAGCGCGTGTTCTTTTGCGCCGTGCTGCTGTGGAGCCTGGCCACCGGCGCCCACGGTCTGGCCACTTCGGCGGTGGGCTTTATGGTTTGCCGATTTATCCTCGGCCTGACCGAAGCCGCCAACTACCCCGCCTGCGTCAAGACCACACGTTTGTGGTTCCCGGCGGGTGAACGTGCGGTGGCCACCGGCATCTTCAACGCCGGCACCAACGTCGGCGCGATGATGACGCCGATGCTGCTGCCCTTGATCCTGCACGTGTGGGGCTGGCAGGCGGCGTTCCTGTGCATGGCATCGCTGGGCGGTATCTGGCTGCTGTTCTGGGGGCTGAAGTACTACAACCCGGAAGACCACCCAAGCGTTAAACAATCGGAGCTGGACTACGTGCAACAGGAAGTCGAGCCCGAACAGCCCCGCGTGCCGTTCAGCCGCATCCTGCGTATGCGTGGCACCTGGGCCTTCGCCATCGCCTACGCGCTGACTGCGCCGGTGTTCTGGTTCTACCTGTACTGGCTGCCGCCGTTCTTGAACCAGCAATACAACCTGGGCATCAACGTGACGCAGATGGGCATTCCGCTGATCATCATTTACCTGACCGCCGACTTCGGCAGCGTGGGGGGCGGGATTCTGTCGTCATTCCTGATCGGCCGCGGGATGAACTCGATCAAGGCGCGGCTCTTGTCGATGCTGCTGTTCGCCTGCTGCATCGTCGGTGTGATCATGGCGGCCGGCTCCAGCCAGCTGTGGGTCGCGGTGTTCGCCATCTCCCTGGCCATCGGCGCCCACCAGGCCTGGACCGCCAACATCTGGAGCCTGGTGATGGACTACACGCCCAAGCACATGATGAGCACGGTGTTCGGCTTCGGCGGCATGTGCGCGGCCATCGGCGGCATGTTCATGACCCAGATCGTCGGCCATATCCTCACGGTGACCAACAACAACTACACAGTGTTATTCACCCTGATCCCGGCGATGTACTTCATTGCGCTGACCTGGATGTACTTCATGGCACCGCGCAAGATTCCTACCGTCGACCTTTGA
- a CDS encoding DMT family transporter — MTVSTPLSGVNHPFKGILLIVVATFLFSSHDALSKYLAGFYPIVMVVWARYLVHTLLMAGIFLPQSGLRVLRSKRPGMQVVRALCLLGTSLFFTAALHYIPLAEATAVNFLAPILVTALSVPLLGEHVTRGQWLAVICGFIGVLVIIHPGGELFTPAVLLPLCSATFFCFYQLLTRILSKFDTPTTSNFFAGLCNTLVMSAMVPFFWQVPSLWHGVLMLALGTCGMTAHLMLTQAFRFAAPALLAPFGYCQIVFAGLLGWLVFSHTPDTTTVVGIGVICMSGLAAAWQQRRR, encoded by the coding sequence ATGACTGTCAGTACCCCCCTCTCAGGCGTCAACCATCCTTTCAAAGGCATCCTGCTGATTGTGGTGGCGACGTTCCTGTTCTCCAGCCACGACGCCTTGTCCAAATACCTGGCCGGGTTCTACCCCATTGTGATGGTGGTATGGGCGCGCTACCTGGTGCACACCCTGCTGATGGCCGGGATCTTCCTGCCGCAATCAGGCTTGCGCGTGCTGCGCAGCAAGCGCCCGGGTATGCAGGTGGTACGTGCCTTGTGCCTGTTGGGCACCAGCCTGTTTTTCACTGCGGCATTGCACTACATCCCATTGGCCGAAGCCACGGCGGTGAACTTCCTCGCGCCGATCCTGGTGACGGCGCTGTCGGTGCCGCTGTTGGGCGAACACGTGACACGCGGCCAGTGGCTGGCGGTGATCTGCGGCTTTATCGGGGTGTTGGTAATCATCCATCCCGGCGGCGAACTGTTCACGCCGGCAGTGCTGTTGCCGTTGTGTTCGGCGACGTTCTTCTGCTTTTACCAACTGTTGACGCGCATCCTCAGTAAGTTCGATACGCCGACCACCAGCAACTTCTTCGCCGGGCTGTGCAATACCCTGGTCATGAGCGCCATGGTGCCGTTCTTCTGGCAGGTGCCGAGCCTGTGGCATGGCGTGCTGATGCTGGCACTGGGCACCTGCGGGATGACCGCGCACCTGATGCTCACCCAGGCGTTCCGCTTTGCGGCGCCGGCCTTGCTGGCGCCGTTTGGCTATTGCCAGATTGTGTTTGCAGGGTTGTTGGGCTGGCTGGTGTTCAGCCATACCCCCGATACAACCACGGTGGTCGGTATCGGGGTGATCTGCATGAGCGGGTTGGCCGCTGCCTGGCAGCAGCGGCGCAGGTAG
- a CDS encoding membrane lipoprotein lipid attachment site-containing protein has protein sequence MKKILFVLSALALLTACDKAKEAPKPAPPSVQATLVPQTPPTDQWVGKWIGVEGLHLTIAKDDSIGRGHYLLTMQYGLDADDAGTFKGEANEDGIAFTRPDGPQLLRAGDGAATGLKWLADKKDCLIVTTGEGYCR, from the coding sequence ATGAAAAAAATCCTGTTTGTTCTGTCTGCCCTCGCCCTGCTTACCGCCTGCGATAAAGCCAAGGAAGCCCCCAAGCCCGCGCCGCCGTCTGTACAGGCGACCCTGGTGCCGCAGACGCCCCCCACCGATCAATGGGTCGGCAAATGGATCGGCGTCGAAGGCTTGCACCTGACCATCGCCAAGGACGACAGCATCGGCCGCGGCCACTACCTTCTGACCATGCAATACGGCCTCGACGCCGACGATGCCGGCACCTTCAAAGGTGAAGCGAACGAAGATGGCATCGCCTTCACCCGCCCCGACGGCCCGCAGCTGTTGCGCGCCGGAGACGGTGCCGCCACCGGCCTGAAATGGCTGGCGGATAAAAAAGACTGCCTGATCGTGACCACCGGCGAAGGCTATTGCCGTTAA
- a CDS encoding neutral zinc metallopeptidase — protein sequence MLWKKGRRSDNVVDARDDSGGGGGGMRFGGGKGLSLTAIVLIVGIGWLTGQDPMQILGQLTGQVEQAPSVSSQSRQAPPANDEHADFVRAVLGDTEDTWGQVFQENGLAYKNPKLVLFRGQVNSACGGATSASGPFYCPADQQVYLDLDFFREMSQRFQAAGDFAQAYVIAHEVGHHVQTLLGISSKIQAARQQGRQMEGDGGLLVRQELQADCFAGVWANRAQKRLNWLEPGDIEEALNAANAIGDDRLQQQGQGRVVPDSFTHGTSAQRVRWFKTGFAQGQITQCDTFAAKSL from the coding sequence ATGCTATGGAAAAAAGGCCGACGCAGCGACAACGTGGTGGATGCCCGCGATGACAGTGGCGGCGGCGGTGGTGGTATGCGCTTTGGCGGCGGCAAGGGCCTGAGCCTGACGGCCATTGTGCTGATCGTCGGCATTGGCTGGCTGACCGGCCAGGACCCGATGCAGATCCTCGGCCAGTTGACGGGGCAGGTGGAGCAGGCGCCGTCGGTGAGTTCGCAATCGCGCCAGGCGCCACCGGCCAATGATGAGCACGCCGATTTTGTGCGCGCGGTGTTGGGTGATACCGAAGACACCTGGGGCCAGGTGTTCCAGGAAAACGGCCTGGCCTACAAGAACCCCAAACTGGTGCTGTTCCGTGGCCAGGTGAACTCCGCCTGCGGTGGCGCCACCTCGGCCAGCGGCCCGTTCTATTGCCCGGCTGACCAGCAGGTCTACCTGGACCTGGATTTCTTCCGCGAAATGTCGCAACGCTTCCAGGCCGCCGGCGATTTCGCCCAGGCCTACGTGATTGCCCACGAAGTCGGGCACCACGTGCAAACCCTGCTCGGCATCTCGTCCAAGATCCAGGCGGCGCGCCAACAGGGTCGGCAGATGGAAGGGGATGGCGGCCTGCTCGTACGCCAGGAACTGCAAGCCGACTGCTTTGCCGGGGTGTGGGCCAACCGGGCGCAAAAACGCCTGAACTGGCTGGAGCCCGGCGATATCGAAGAAGCCCTGAATGCAGCCAACGCCATTGGCGATGACCGCTTGCAGCAACAGGGGCAAGGACGCGTGGTGCCGGACTCGTTTACCCACGGTACCTCGGCGCAACGGGTACGCTGGTTCAAGACCGGCTTCGCCCAGGGCCAGATCACTCAATGCGATACCTTCGCGGCCAAGAGTCTCTAA
- a CDS encoding alpha/beta hydrolase, whose protein sequence is MIKRLGFMLGMFVSCCTLAAEHGVKVVSPDRFHLEAGDLSLGVSQDWRQPLPKVTRALIIVHGRLRNAQTYLQSGIHAATHAGVGGTTLVIAPQFLNQSDVKRNHLGNQVLRWKGNDWMAGEASTAPEQVSSYGALDQIIKHLGNRKLFPALKEIVIAGHSGGGQVVQRFALTGHDHPLLQTEGISLRYVVANPSSYAYFSPQRPVPFDTTSCPSFNDWKYGMQKLPDYVGDRGAQQLEKAYVSRDITYLLGQRDTDPNHPALDKGCEAEAQGAYRLIRGHNYFDYLKLRHPQLSHKLVEVPGVGHDGDKMFTSPEGEKVLFTQ, encoded by the coding sequence ATGATCAAACGATTGGGGTTTATGCTGGGTATGTTCGTGTCCTGCTGCACCCTGGCGGCCGAACACGGCGTCAAGGTGGTCAGCCCCGATCGCTTTCATCTGGAGGCCGGCGACCTCAGCCTCGGCGTGAGCCAGGACTGGCGCCAGCCGCTGCCCAAAGTCACACGCGCGCTGATCATCGTGCACGGCCGCCTGCGCAATGCGCAGACCTACTTGCAAAGCGGTATACACGCCGCCACCCATGCCGGGGTCGGCGGCACTACGCTGGTGATCGCGCCGCAGTTTCTGAATCAATCGGACGTGAAGCGTAACCATCTGGGCAATCAGGTATTGCGTTGGAAGGGCAACGACTGGATGGCTGGCGAAGCTTCCACCGCGCCTGAGCAGGTCAGTTCTTATGGCGCTCTGGACCAGATCATCAAGCACCTGGGCAACCGCAAGCTGTTCCCGGCACTAAAGGAAATCGTGATCGCCGGGCATTCCGGTGGCGGCCAGGTCGTCCAACGCTTCGCCCTCACCGGCCATGACCACCCGTTGCTGCAAACAGAAGGCATCAGCCTGCGGTACGTGGTTGCCAACCCATCGTCCTACGCCTACTTCAGCCCGCAGCGGCCGGTGCCGTTCGATACGACCAGTTGCCCAAGCTTCAACGACTGGAAATACGGCATGCAAAAGCTGCCCGATTACGTGGGTGACCGAGGCGCCCAGCAACTGGAAAAAGCCTACGTCTCACGCGACATCACCTACCTGTTGGGCCAGCGGGACACCGACCCCAACCACCCGGCATTGGATAAAGGCTGCGAAGCCGAAGCCCAGGGTGCGTATAGGCTGATTCGTGGGCACAACTACTTTGATTACCTCAAGCTGCGCCATCCGCAGTTGAGTCACAAGCTGGTGGAAGTGCCGGGGGTGGGGCATGACGGGGATAAGATGTTTACCTCGCCAGAGGGAGAAAAGGTGCTGTTCACGCAGTAG
- a CDS encoding HAD family hydrolase, with protein sequence MSLSDVKHWVFDMDGTLTVAVHDFAAIRVALEIAPEDDILTHLAALPADVAAAKHAWLLEHERELALGSVAAEGAVELVRELAGRGYRLGILTRNARELAHITLQAIGLADCFAIEDVLGRDDAPHKPDPGGLLKLAAAWGVAPSEMVMVGDYRFDLDCGRAAGARTVLVNLPDNPWPELADWYAEDCAALRRMI encoded by the coding sequence ATGAGCCTGTCAGACGTTAAACATTGGGTGTTCGACATGGACGGCACGCTGACGGTGGCAGTGCATGACTTTGCCGCCATTCGCGTGGCGTTGGAGATTGCGCCTGAGGACGACATCCTCACGCACCTGGCTGCATTGCCGGCGGATGTCGCGGCAGCCAAACATGCCTGGCTGCTGGAGCATGAGCGCGAGTTGGCGCTGGGTTCGGTCGCGGCCGAAGGTGCCGTTGAGTTGGTAAGGGAATTGGCCGGGCGTGGTTATCGCCTGGGGATCCTGACCCGCAATGCGCGGGAGCTGGCCCATATCACCCTGCAAGCGATTGGCCTGGCGGACTGCTTTGCCATTGAGGATGTGCTGGGGCGTGATGACGCGCCGCACAAGCCTGATCCGGGTGGCCTGTTGAAACTGGCGGCGGCCTGGGGGGTAGCGCCGAGCGAGATGGTGATGGTGGGGGATTATCGCTTTGACCTGGACTGTGGCCGGGCGGCGGGGGCCAGGACGGTGTTGGTGAACTTGCCGGATAACCCGTGGCCGGAGTTGGCGGATTGGTATGCAGAGGATTGTGCGGCGCTGCGCCGAATGATCTAA
- the tesB gene encoding acyl-CoA thioesterase II, giving the protein MSQVLEDLVDLLTLEPIEENLFRGRSQDLGFRQLFGGQVLGQSLSAASQTVEEARHVHSLHGYFLRPGDAALPVVYSVDRVRDGGSFSTRRVTAIQKGHPIFTCTTSFQYDEAGFEHQTTMPVVVGPENLPSELELTQQRAHLIPEHMRDKLLCPKPIEVRPVTEKDPFNPQPSDPVKYVWFRADGALADSPALHKYLLAYASDFGLLTTSLLPHGKTVWQKDMQVASLDHALWFHADLRADDWLLYAMDSPWAGNSRGFSRGSVYNRAGQLVASVTQEGLIRHRKDWA; this is encoded by the coding sequence ATGAGCCAAGTATTGGAAGATCTGGTGGACTTGCTGACCCTGGAGCCGATCGAGGAGAACCTCTTTCGCGGCCGTAGCCAGGACCTGGGCTTTCGCCAGTTGTTCGGCGGCCAGGTGCTGGGGCAGTCGTTGTCGGCGGCCAGCCAGACCGTAGAAGAAGCGCGGCATGTGCATTCCCTGCACGGTTATTTCCTGCGCCCTGGCGATGCCGCGTTGCCGGTGGTGTATTCGGTGGACCGCGTGCGCGATGGCGGCAGCTTCAGCACGCGCCGTGTCACCGCGATTCAAAAGGGCCATCCGATCTTTACCTGTACCACCTCGTTCCAGTACGACGAAGCTGGCTTCGAGCACCAGACCACCATGCCGGTGGTGGTGGGCCCGGAGAATCTGCCGTCGGAGCTGGAGCTGACCCAACAGCGTGCGCATCTGATCCCCGAGCACATGCGCGACAAGCTGCTGTGCCCCAAGCCCATCGAAGTGCGCCCGGTCACCGAAAAAGACCCGTTCAACCCGCAGCCGTCCGACCCGGTCAAGTACGTGTGGTTTCGTGCCGACGGCGCCCTGGCGGACTCGCCGGCGCTGCATAAGTACTTGCTGGCCTACGCCTCGGACTTCGGCCTGTTGACCACCTCGTTGCTGCCCCACGGCAAGACCGTGTGGCAGAAAGACATGCAGGTGGCCAGCCTCGATCACGCGCTGTGGTTCCACGCCGACCTGCGTGCCGATGACTGGTTGCTGTACGCCATGGATAGCCCATGGGCCGGCAACTCCCGGGGTTTCTCCCGCGGCAGCGTGTACAACCGCGCCGGGCAACTGGTGGCATCGGTGACCCAGGAAGGCTTGATCCGCCATCGCAAGGACTGGGCATGA
- a CDS encoding GNAT family N-acetyltransferase: MEPILELESARLVLRQWRDSDLPEFARMCADPQVMRYFPAKLSHLESAALIGRIRGHFAEYGFGFWALQRKDTGEFIGVTGLANVSFEAGFTPAVEIGWRLAREHWGLGYASEAAWTALRCGFDRLQLDEVVAFTTEANLPSQKVMQAIGMHYDPQADFEHPKVAAGDPLRPHVLYRITRAQWLDTLHG; this comes from the coding sequence ATGGAGCCGATACTGGAATTGGAAAGTGCACGCTTGGTGCTGCGCCAATGGCGCGACAGCGACCTGCCGGAATTTGCGCGCATGTGCGCTGACCCGCAGGTGATGCGCTACTTTCCGGCTAAATTGAGCCACTTGGAAAGCGCCGCGCTGATCGGTCGGATTCGCGGGCATTTTGCTGAATATGGCTTTGGTTTCTGGGCGCTGCAGCGCAAGGACACCGGCGAATTTATCGGCGTGACGGGGCTTGCGAATGTCAGCTTCGAAGCGGGCTTCACCCCGGCGGTGGAGATTGGTTGGCGCCTGGCCCGTGAGCATTGGGGCCTGGGCTATGCCAGTGAGGCGGCCTGGACCGCACTGCGCTGCGGCTTTGATCGCTTGCAGCTGGACGAAGTCGTCGCCTTTACCACCGAAGCCAATCTGCCGTCACAAAAAGTCATGCAGGCCATCGGTATGCATTACGATCCGCAGGCAGATTTCGAACACCCCAAAGTCGCAGCCGGTGACCCGCTGCGCCCGCATGTTTTGTACCGCATCACCCGCGCCCAATGGTTGGACACGCTGCACGGATAA
- a CDS encoding histone deacetylase — protein MPLPLIYHEDYSPEFPADHRFPMDKFRLLRDHLVDSGLTQDSQLLRPQLCPADILALAHEPGYIERYMGGELSREDQRRLGLPWSEALARRTVRAVGGSILAAEQALEHGLACHLAGGTHHAHYDYPAGFCIFNDLAVISRYLLASGRVNRVLIFDCDVHQGDGTARILHDTPEAITVSLHCEKNFPARKAQSDWDIPLPMGMGDADYLKVVDDALNYLLPLYQPDLVLYDAGVDVHKDDALGYLKLTDAGVAARDESVMRHCLGRDIPVMGVIGGGYSKDRPALARRHGILHHSAQRVWTSSGCH, from the coding sequence ATGCCCTTGCCATTGATCTACCACGAAGACTACAGCCCTGAGTTCCCGGCGGACCACCGCTTCCCCATGGACAAGTTTCGCCTGTTGCGTGACCACCTGGTGGACAGTGGCTTGACCCAGGACAGCCAATTGCTGCGCCCGCAACTGTGCCCGGCAGACATCCTGGCCCTGGCCCATGAACCTGGGTATATCGAACGCTACATGGGCGGCGAACTGTCTCGCGAAGACCAGCGCCGCCTCGGCCTGCCCTGGAGCGAAGCCCTGGCTCGACGTACCGTGCGCGCGGTGGGTGGCTCGATACTGGCGGCTGAACAGGCCCTCGAACATGGCCTTGCCTGCCATTTGGCCGGTGGTACCCACCATGCCCATTACGATTATCCGGCGGGCTTCTGCATTTTCAACGACCTGGCAGTGATCAGCCGCTACCTGCTGGCCAGCGGCCGGGTCAATCGCGTGTTGATCTTCGATTGCGACGTACACCAGGGCGATGGCACTGCCCGCATCCTCCACGACACACCGGAGGCCATCACCGTGTCGCTGCACTGCGAAAAGAACTTCCCGGCACGCAAGGCCCAAAGCGACTGGGACATCCCGCTGCCCATGGGCATGGGCGATGCCGACTACCTCAAGGTAGTGGATGACGCGCTCAACTACTTGCTGCCGCTCTACCAGCCCGACCTGGTGTTGTACGACGCTGGCGTGGATGTACACAAGGACGACGCCCTCGGTTACCTCAAGCTGACAGACGCAGGCGTCGCCGCCCGCGATGAAAGCGTGATGCGCCACTGCCTGGGCCGCGACATACCGGTGATGGGCGTGATAGGCGGCGGTTACAGCAAAGACCGCCCCGCCCTCGCCCGTCGTCACGGCATCCTGCATCACAGCGCGCAGCGGGTGTGGACGTCATCAGGCTGTCATTGA
- a CDS encoding TIGR03862 family flavoprotein yields the protein MPQTSAHHVSIIGGGPAGLMAAEVLSQAGVQVDLYDGMPSVGRKFLLAGVGGMNITHSEAYPAFLSRYAERAPHMAPLLRSFGAEALCEWIHGLGIQTFVGTSGRVFPTDMKAAPLLRAWLKRLRDQGVVIHTRHRWTGWNAEGDLLIHSPDGDKVVHSDAVLLALGGGSWSRLGSDGAWLNLFEGKGLPYARLQPSNCGFEVSAWSELMVSKFAGAPLKNVAIGLGDDKPRLGECVITATGIEGSLIYALSAPIREAINRSGAATVHIDLLPSKPLDKVQAALAKPRGSRSMSKHLHSQLGLDGVKAALLRELTPAEHFTDPAQLAVDIKALPLTLVKTRPMDEAISTAGGVPFEALDERLMLKPLPGVFCAGEMLDWEAPTGGYLLTGCFASGRAAGLGMLEWLKR from the coding sequence ATGCCTCAGACTTCTGCCCACCACGTCTCCATTATCGGCGGTGGCCCTGCCGGGCTGATGGCTGCCGAAGTCTTGAGCCAAGCGGGCGTGCAGGTGGACCTGTACGACGGCATGCCTTCAGTGGGGCGCAAGTTCCTGCTGGCCGGTGTGGGCGGCATGAACATCACCCACTCCGAAGCCTACCCCGCGTTTCTGTCGCGCTACGCCGAACGCGCCCCGCACATGGCGCCGCTGCTGCGCAGCTTTGGCGCCGAGGCGTTGTGCGAATGGATCCATGGCCTGGGTATCCAGACCTTTGTCGGCACCTCCGGCCGCGTATTTCCTACCGACATGAAAGCCGCGCCGCTGTTACGCGCCTGGCTCAAGCGCCTGCGGGATCAAGGTGTGGTTATCCACACCCGACATCGTTGGACCGGTTGGAATGCCGAGGGCGATTTACTTATCCACAGCCCGGACGGCGACAAAGTTGTCCACAGCGACGCGGTGTTGCTGGCCCTGGGCGGCGGCAGTTGGTCGCGCCTGGGCTCTGACGGTGCGTGGCTGAACCTGTTTGAAGGCAAAGGCCTGCCCTATGCGCGCTTGCAACCGAGCAACTGCGGGTTTGAAGTGTCGGCGTGGAGCGAGTTGATGGTCAGCAAATTCGCTGGCGCACCGTTGAAAAACGTCGCCATTGGCCTGGGAGACGACAAACCTCGGCTGGGCGAATGCGTGATCACCGCCACCGGCATTGAAGGCAGTTTGATTTACGCCTTGTCGGCGCCGATTCGCGAAGCGATCAACCGCAGCGGTGCGGCCACGGTGCATATCGATTTGCTGCCGAGCAAGCCGTTGGACAAGGTGCAGGCCGCATTGGCCAAGCCCCGGGGTTCGCGGTCGATGAGCAAGCATTTGCACAGCCAGTTGGGGTTGGATGGCGTGAAAGCGGCCCTGCTGCGCGAGCTGACGCCCGCTGAACACTTCACTGATCCGGCGCAGTTGGCAGTGGATATCAAGGCGTTGCCGCTGACATTGGTGAAAACGCGGCCGATGGATGAGGCGATCAGCACGGCGGGGGGTGTACCGTTTGAAGCGCTGGATGAGCGGTTGATGCTCAAGCCATTGCCTGGGGTGTTTTGTGCGGGGGAAATGCTGGACTGGGAGGCGCCCACTGGTGGGTATTTGCTGACGGGGTGTTTTGCCAGTGGCAGAGCGGCTGGGCTGGGGATGTTGGAGTGGCTTAAACGCTGA